One Polyangiaceae bacterium DNA window includes the following coding sequences:
- a CDS encoding cation transporter gives MKADNEERTGVVRRALRLEYLTVGWNIVEGVIAVSAAVAAGSVALLGFGIDSFVESTSGGVLIWRLKAERSGMDSEAIERLDRRAHKLVALTLFVLAAYIVIDAGKTLWLRERPEPSPVGIGLTTVSLIVMLWLARAKRRAAKALGSRALEADAFQTTACWWLSLIALGGMALNAAFGWWWADPVAALGMTVFLIREGREAWEGEDTCHGCDNDQD, from the coding sequence TCTGACGGTCGGGTGGAACATCGTGGAGGGCGTAATTGCCGTGTCCGCAGCTGTTGCAGCGGGCAGCGTTGCGCTTTTGGGGTTTGGCATCGACAGCTTCGTCGAGAGCACGTCTGGTGGCGTGTTGATATGGCGCTTGAAGGCGGAGCGCTCGGGGATGGACTCCGAGGCCATCGAACGGCTCGACCGTCGAGCGCACAAGCTCGTGGCACTGACGCTCTTCGTACTGGCCGCGTACATCGTAATTGATGCAGGCAAAACGCTATGGCTACGTGAGCGGCCCGAGCCGAGCCCAGTGGGGATCGGACTTACGACGGTGTCTCTAATCGTGATGCTTTGGCTCGCAAGAGCCAAGCGGCGCGCAGCCAAGGCGCTCGGGAGCCGAGCTCTCGAGGCGGATGCGTTTCAGACGACCGCGTGCTGGTGGCTATCGCTCATCGCGCTTGGCGGCATGGCGCTCAATGCTGCTTTCGGCTGGTGGTGGGCGGATCCGGTTGCCGCACTCGGAATGACGGTCTTTCTGATACGTGAAGGCCGAGAGGCATGGGAAGGGGAGGATACATGCCATGGGTGCGACAACGACCAGGATTGA
- a CDS encoding isoprenylcysteine carboxylmethyltransferase family protein, which yields MAFPKPAVVALILFAVYMIVAFGIRTIQHVRATGSTGFQGISGKPGSASWFGGVLFALALVIGVSAPILELAGYVKSIIELPAWVAWGGTAIAAIGTLATYGSQVAMGKSWRIGVRDTERTNLVIDGPFRIVRNPIFSCMLVTAIGFTLLVPNALSLVSLVSLFVAIELQVRVVEEPYLYRTHGEPYAQYCKQVGRFVPGFGMRRF from the coding sequence ATGGCATTCCCGAAGCCAGCGGTTGTCGCGCTTATTCTTTTTGCGGTGTATATGATCGTCGCGTTCGGAATCCGCACCATCCAACACGTGCGGGCCACCGGTTCGACTGGTTTCCAAGGTATTTCCGGGAAACCCGGCTCAGCATCGTGGTTTGGCGGCGTTCTTTTCGCGTTGGCTCTCGTCATAGGTGTATCCGCGCCAATCCTGGAGCTTGCCGGATACGTCAAGAGCATCATTGAATTGCCGGCCTGGGTTGCGTGGGGCGGAACGGCGATAGCAGCCATCGGAACACTGGCCACGTACGGTTCGCAGGTTGCCATGGGCAAGTCGTGGCGCATCGGCGTGCGCGATACCGAACGCACCAATCTCGTTATCGATGGACCGTTCCGTATCGTCCGAAACCCGATTTTCTCGTGCATGCTCGTCACGGCGATAGGGTTCACGCTGCTCGTGCCGAATGCTCTCTCGCTCGTGTCACTGGTCAGTCTTTTCGTTGCTATCGAGCTGCAAGTGCGCGTTGTCGAAGAGCCCTACCTATACCGCACGCACGGCGAGCCATATGCACAATATTGCAAACAGGTGGGGCGGTTCGTTCCGGGTTTTGGGATGCGACGATTCTGA
- a CDS encoding sigma-70 family RNA polymerase sigma factor, translating to MDQVERERLHRAMVRLADGDRSAFDPVFTAIWPVLRRFALRVMQSPADAEDAAQAALEKVLYRAAEFDRERDALVWVLGIAANECRTLRQKSRRRKEEPGGLDELAPVLAMDGDMSPEERLIARDLEAAALDVLGTLRANDVETLKLVLAEKRVESATFRKRVERAMWRLREAWKAKHGTD from the coding sequence ATGGACCAGGTCGAGCGGGAGCGATTGCACCGGGCGATGGTGCGCCTGGCTGACGGCGATCGCAGCGCGTTCGACCCGGTATTCACCGCGATTTGGCCTGTCCTTCGGCGCTTTGCCTTGCGTGTGATGCAGTCGCCGGCAGATGCCGAGGACGCGGCCCAGGCAGCACTCGAAAAAGTCCTCTATCGTGCGGCGGAGTTCGACCGAGAACGGGACGCACTCGTGTGGGTGCTCGGAATAGCTGCCAATGAGTGCCGTACTTTGCGGCAAAAATCCCGCCGAAGGAAGGAAGAGCCCGGTGGGCTCGACGAGCTCGCGCCCGTCCTCGCAATGGACGGTGACATGTCTCCAGAAGAACGCCTGATTGCCAGGGACCTGGAGGCCGCGGCGCTCGACGTGCTGGGCACGCTTCGGGCGAATGATGTGGAAACTCTGAAACTCGTGCTCGCAGAGAAGCGCGTGGAAAGCGCCACTTTTCGCAAACGCGTGGAGCGGGCGATGTGGCGGTTGCGCGAGGCGTGGAAGGCAAAGCATGGAACGGACTGA
- a CDS encoding helix-turn-helix transcriptional regulator encodes MPRRSIPDPIAAKLGARIRELRMERGMSIATLAASAGLSKGHMSSVERGLVLINVGTVVATARALGVPPFVLAMFPNEDPLSAVIEQVRSIEGGDAHKAAGKLRRLVFGQLAKKRQER; translated from the coding sequence ATGCCTCGTCGTTCGATTCCCGACCCCATTGCCGCCAAACTGGGGGCCAGAATTCGTGAATTGCGCATGGAACGCGGCATGTCTATCGCAACGCTCGCAGCTTCGGCCGGTTTGTCCAAAGGACACATGTCCAGCGTCGAACGGGGCCTCGTCTTGATCAACGTTGGCACCGTCGTGGCCACGGCGCGCGCTCTTGGCGTCCCCCCGTTCGTTTTGGCCATGTTCCCCAACGAAGACCCCCTCTCCGCAGTCATCGAGCAGGTGCGCTCCATCGAGGGCGGCGATGCCCACAAAGCTGCCGGCAAATTGCGACGACTGGTCTTCGGCCAGTTGGCCAAGAAACGTCAAGAACGCTAA
- a CDS encoding transposase zinc-binding domain-containing protein, with the protein MFRAQRAGMLASVWRNSGSLPKFVVNEVEGYLRCGILEYGFIRAICESCGFDRLVAFSCKYRGFCPSCLGRRMSDTAVWLTERVIPAVQIRQWVLTLPWELRVRAGYDREICALVLDMFIPGIAA; encoded by the coding sequence ATGTTTCGCGCACAACGCGCGGGCATGCTCGCGAGCGTGTGGAGGAATTCGGGGAGTTTGCCGAAGTTTGTCGTGAATGAGGTCGAAGGGTATTTGCGTTGTGGCATTCTGGAATACGGATTCATTCGGGCGATTTGTGAGTCATGTGGATTCGATAGGCTCGTGGCATTTTCGTGTAAGTATCGCGGGTTTTGCCCGTCGTGTTTGGGACGGCGGATGAGTGACACGGCGGTCTGGTTGACGGAGCGCGTGATTCCCGCTGTGCAAATACGGCAATGGGTGCTGACGCTTCCGTGGGAATTACGCGTTCGAGCGGGGTACGACCGGGAAATATGTGCATTGGTCCTGGACATGTTTATTCCAGGAATTGCAGCGTAG
- a CDS encoding transposase, whose protein sequence is MHWSWTCLFQELQRSYRWRAKRELGLSSVEQAYTGTVTVIQRFDSALRLNVHFHTLVLDGVYVKGDNGEGLRFFRLPRPTEDEVYEVAARTAKKVKAILEKRGRTSDSESNGEEGSEIEPALGACYDVAARAPKKQVVDGPRVGKGACGHRGWLQCVCG, encoded by the coding sequence GTGCATTGGTCCTGGACATGTTTATTCCAGGAATTGCAGCGTAGTTATCGCTGGCGAGCGAAACGCGAATTGGGTTTGTCGAGTGTGGAGCAAGCGTATACGGGCACGGTGACCGTGATTCAGCGATTCGACTCGGCATTGCGGCTGAATGTCCATTTTCACACGTTGGTGCTCGATGGTGTGTATGTGAAAGGCGACAACGGCGAAGGGTTGCGATTTTTCCGTTTGCCTCGTCCGACCGAAGACGAGGTGTACGAGGTTGCCGCGCGGACGGCGAAAAAGGTGAAGGCGATTTTGGAGAAAAGAGGACGAACTTCGGATAGTGAATCGAATGGCGAGGAGGGGAGCGAAATCGAACCGGCGCTTGGGGCATGTTATGACGTAGCAGCGCGAGCTCCAAAGAAGCAGGTCGTGGATGGTCCGCGCGTTGGCAAAGGTGCATGCGGTCATCGTGGATGGCTTCAATGTGTATGCGGGTGA
- a CDS encoding transposase produces the protein MAKVHAVIVDGFNVYAGDAIDGRDRKRVERICRYLARPPIATERLTETGDGDELRYELKKAWKDGTRYVTLDPYGLMARICAMVPPPRFHMIRFHGVLAPNSALREQVVASAKPYVSQQENTVPNSVQLPLFGKLFDEPEVDVKHARRKPWAWLLRHVFAIDVNVCPKCAGRMKWREVALTADAIREGLVRAGLSARGPPRRSRAPLGQLSLPFPKARHA, from the coding sequence TTGGCAAAGGTGCATGCGGTCATCGTGGATGGCTTCAATGTGTATGCGGGTGACGCAATCGATGGTCGGGATCGCAAGCGTGTGGAGCGAATATGCCGATACTTGGCGAGGCCGCCGATAGCGACGGAGCGATTGACTGAAACAGGTGATGGGGATGAATTGCGTTATGAATTGAAGAAGGCGTGGAAGGATGGCACGCGTTACGTGACGCTCGATCCGTACGGATTGATGGCGCGGATATGTGCCATGGTCCCACCGCCGCGATTTCATATGATCCGTTTCCATGGGGTATTGGCGCCGAATTCGGCATTACGCGAGCAAGTTGTTGCATCGGCGAAGCCGTATGTCTCGCAGCAGGAGAATACCGTGCCAAACTCGGTGCAGCTTCCGCTCTTTGGCAAGCTCTTCGACGAGCCCGAAGTCGACGTGAAGCATGCTCGCCGCAAGCCTTGGGCATGGTTGCTCAGGCACGTTTTCGCTATCGACGTCAACGTTTGCCCAAAGTGCGCAGGTCGAATGAAATGGCGCGAAGTTGCGCTGACCGCCGACGCCATTCGTGAAGGTTTGGTCCGGGCGGGTTTGTCTGCGCGAGGGCCACCGAGGCGCAGCAGAGCACCGCTCGGGCAGCTCTCGTTACCGTTTCCGAAGGCGCGTCACGCGTGA
- a CDS encoding DEAD/DEAH box helicase family protein, translating to MNADRDSELRYDFRDYDLNEARKYPSKRIEAAHQAKALADLRAWYETAPTPNAGGLLVLPTGGGKTFTAVRFLCRNPLSDGYKVLWLAHTHHLLEQALDSFGKPNQHANEMEVGLIHEPKERLRARVVSGTHGHSKIAAVAPNTTAEPPRRATNALDARSGTSSIDEWVVEPYRFFDDTMDNAAARRAAHVRCNAD from the coding sequence GTGAATGCCGACCGCGATTCGGAACTGAGGTACGACTTTCGTGACTACGATCTGAACGAGGCACGGAAGTACCCTTCCAAACGAATTGAGGCAGCGCACCAGGCAAAGGCGCTCGCTGACCTGCGTGCATGGTACGAGACTGCGCCGACACCCAATGCCGGCGGTTTGCTTGTGCTGCCAACGGGTGGAGGCAAAACATTCACCGCTGTGCGATTCCTGTGCCGTAATCCCTTGAGTGATGGCTACAAGGTATTGTGGTTGGCGCATACGCATCATTTGCTCGAGCAGGCCCTGGATAGCTTTGGCAAACCAAATCAACACGCCAATGAAATGGAGGTCGGCCTCATTCATGAGCCGAAAGAACGGTTGCGGGCTCGGGTCGTATCGGGGACACATGGGCACAGTAAAATTGCGGCCGTGGCACCTAATACTACTGCGGAACCTCCGAGACGTGCGACGAATGCTCTTGACGCGAGGAGCGGGACCTCGTCAATCGACGAGTGGGTGGTGGAACCGTATCGTTTTTTCGATGACACAATGGACAACGCGGCAGCCAGGCGAGCAGCGCATGTGCGGTGCAATGCGGACTGA
- a CDS encoding transposase has translation MIRRAKADDLLGEILLADSGYGDSWFFRAELRKLGLDLPLQLQGTTRVWLLNSDEEHERIFLHAILA, from the coding sequence ATGATCCGGCGAGCCAAAGCTGACGATCTCCTTGGAGAAATTCTCCTCGCTGATTCCGGATATGGTGATTCGTGGTTTTTTCGTGCGGAGCTGCGCAAATTGGGCCTTGATTTGCCGTTGCAACTGCAGGGCACGACGCGTGTTTGGCTGCTGAATTCGGACGAGGAACACGAACGCATCTTTCTGCACGCGATCTTGGCGTAA
- a CDS encoding transposase — MNEKAEPIAAQAFCEPRDVQRCHDRLLHFVGTAPWSDRDVRRAAACYAVDEMRKQDPVTISIVDDTGFLKQGKHSVGVQRQYTGSAGKVTNCQIGVSLARRIGESRLPSTSSCICRRNGLTTPPAESGTYP, encoded by the coding sequence GTGAACGAAAAAGCGGAACCCATCGCAGCGCAAGCGTTCTGCGAACCGCGAGACGTACAGCGTTGTCACGACAGGCTGCTGCACTTCGTCGGAACTGCGCCGTGGAGCGATCGAGATGTTCGGCGCGCAGCCGCCTGCTACGCAGTCGACGAAATGCGCAAGCAGGATCCGGTGACGATTTCGATTGTCGATGATACCGGGTTCCTCAAGCAGGGCAAACACTCGGTCGGGGTGCAGCGGCAATACACGGGCTCTGCGGGCAAAGTCACCAATTGCCAGATTGGTGTGAGCCTTGCGCGTCGAATCGGAGAGAGCAGGTTGCCATCGACTTCGAGCTGTATTTGCCGCAGAAATGGACTGACGACGCCGCCTGCGGAAAGCGGCACATATCCCTGA
- a CDS encoding HNH endonuclease, producing MICTLQSAARAYRENHAALRAFIDSAKGKLMVVFDEAHHAPAPSYTEFIVALRRDAPKMKLLGLTATPIYNDEKRAGWLHKLFPQGITSQVSASKLIAAGILAKPVFKTCNTHFAPKFDAVQFQRWSATYKDVPEDIIEQLAKNQPRNDTIWKMYVDNRNEFGKTIIFADRWIQCEYLRKKLRDNGVRADVVYSHVDAALPSVEARNRRTRDENAKVLKAFHQNQLDVLINVKMLTEGTDVPSVQTVFLTRQTTSPILLRQMVGRALRGEKFGGTDTANIVLFSDDWRESIQWAEFDELWGTRTDDAKGEPRKRLPLQLISIELIRRLARQMESGDLPPASFLELLPLGWYVPEFDVEVSDSDSDDIEHAHPMVLVHADEKASYDGFLDQISKTDLQRFADPSIRYEEVEQTIEKWRNRFFADERKRAGDLGKNLFHLVRHVAQTGGELPPFFPFETREDHDLTPLANIAAQEDWGPSRTRKHLEPMYADERRFWRAMFPNIELFVKQFQSLVEVEIARLTGTASAIPMVPVIAPPPPMIAPEPSEEIKGQVIRRDGERCLCCDETNRRKLQVDHVISRYHGGSNELANLQTLCSTCNRDKDISEMNFRNAGTLLRAAPALRFPTGFTSSDLDDIEHDIRRTINMFYRCAAVDAVEIGRRGVKRREWCIRLRSGNPAKWFEPHLPELFHRIRTAQAGDRNDPVQRITLEAPGEEPPYQFDVEADDAGETTGDSCAGGEDATRCDQDARKEKTEGDQIAEFHDHYGKVYHDKFQKWRRQHPDGFI from the coding sequence GTGATTTGTACGCTTCAAAGTGCGGCTCGTGCATATCGCGAAAATCACGCAGCACTACGCGCATTCATTGATTCGGCCAAAGGGAAACTCATGGTGGTATTTGACGAGGCGCATCATGCGCCTGCGCCATCCTATACCGAGTTCATCGTTGCCCTTCGGCGTGACGCACCAAAGATGAAGCTGCTTGGGCTTACCGCAACGCCCATATACAATGACGAAAAGCGAGCAGGATGGTTACATAAACTCTTTCCGCAAGGCATTACTTCGCAGGTGAGTGCGTCGAAGCTGATTGCCGCGGGCATTCTGGCCAAACCTGTTTTCAAAACATGCAACACGCATTTCGCGCCAAAATTCGATGCGGTTCAGTTTCAACGTTGGAGCGCGACGTACAAGGACGTGCCCGAGGATATCATTGAGCAGCTCGCGAAGAATCAGCCGCGTAACGATACCATTTGGAAAATGTATGTCGACAATCGCAATGAATTCGGCAAAACCATCATCTTTGCCGATCGGTGGATTCAGTGTGAATACTTGCGAAAAAAGCTTCGCGATAATGGCGTGCGCGCAGATGTCGTGTATTCGCACGTGGACGCGGCGCTGCCCTCGGTCGAAGCGCGCAATCGGCGAACGCGGGACGAGAACGCGAAAGTTTTGAAGGCATTCCACCAGAATCAGTTGGACGTGCTGATCAATGTCAAGATGTTGACTGAAGGCACCGACGTTCCGAGTGTTCAGACCGTTTTTCTCACGCGGCAAACGACGAGCCCCATTCTCCTGCGACAAATGGTGGGGCGAGCGTTACGTGGAGAAAAGTTTGGTGGTACGGACACGGCGAACATTGTACTTTTTTCGGACGATTGGCGGGAAAGTATTCAATGGGCCGAATTCGACGAACTATGGGGGACTCGTACAGATGATGCGAAGGGCGAGCCGCGCAAGAGGCTGCCACTGCAATTGATATCGATTGAACTCATACGGCGGCTCGCACGACAAATGGAGTCTGGCGATTTGCCTCCCGCGTCGTTCCTCGAATTGCTGCCGCTTGGATGGTACGTTCCTGAATTCGATGTCGAAGTGTCGGATTCGGACTCGGACGACATCGAGCACGCGCACCCCATGGTGCTCGTGCATGCGGACGAAAAGGCGTCTTACGACGGGTTTCTCGATCAAATAAGTAAAACTGATCTTCAGCGATTTGCTGATCCCTCGATACGTTACGAAGAAGTCGAGCAGACAATCGAAAAATGGCGCAACCGGTTCTTTGCGGACGAACGCAAGCGTGCGGGGGACCTTGGGAAAAATCTTTTCCACTTGGTTCGCCATGTCGCGCAAACGGGTGGCGAACTCCCACCGTTCTTTCCGTTCGAGACCCGTGAAGATCACGACCTCACCCCGCTAGCAAACATTGCGGCGCAAGAAGACTGGGGCCCATCGCGCACGCGCAAACACCTCGAGCCTATGTATGCAGACGAGCGTCGATTTTGGCGGGCAATGTTTCCCAACATTGAGTTGTTCGTGAAACAGTTTCAATCGCTCGTTGAAGTCGAAATCGCGCGTTTGACCGGTACGGCGAGCGCGATTCCAATGGTTCCCGTGATCGCACCACCTCCCCCAATGATTGCGCCGGAACCCTCCGAAGAGATAAAAGGGCAAGTAATTCGTCGCGATGGCGAACGATGTCTGTGTTGCGACGAAACGAATCGGCGGAAGCTACAGGTCGACCACGTTATTTCTCGCTATCACGGTGGAAGCAATGAGCTTGCGAATTTGCAAACGCTCTGCTCCACATGCAATCGTGACAAAGATATCAGCGAGATGAATTTCCGCAATGCGGGGACACTTTTGCGAGCAGCACCCGCTCTACGCTTTCCGACGGGTTTCACTTCGTCGGATCTGGATGATATCGAGCACGATATTCGGCGCACCATCAATATGTTTTATCGGTGTGCTGCTGTGGACGCCGTTGAAATTGGTCGGCGCGGCGTCAAGCGTCGAGAATGGTGTATTCGATTGCGTTCGGGAAATCCCGCGAAATGGTTCGAGCCGCACTTGCCTGAATTATTCCATCGCATTCGCACTGCGCAAGCAGGTGATCGTAATGATCCCGTGCAGCGTATTACGCTCGAAGCCCCGGGCGAGGAACCTCCATACCAATTTGATGTTGAAGCCGATGACGCAGGTGAGACGACGGGGGACTCCTGTGCCGGTGGTGAAGACGCTACGCGTTGCGATCAGGATGCGCGGAAGGAAAAAACCGAAGGGGATCAGATTGCCGAGTTTCACGACCATTACGGGAAGGTTTACCACGACAAATTCCAGAAGTGGCGCCGTCAGCATCCCGATGGTTTTATTTGA
- a CDS encoding tyrosine-type recombinase/integrase produces MYPDEDAKLVASDAVPLEYRVFYGFLHREGPRVNEAARLTWSDFDLDRGSVVLDVNKTNDPRAWALSPGVARALRAWRMLLADHGISTKDADFVFVDLDGERVNINHTAARYREHLVAAGIDRSVLFERTDTRQQIRAHDTRATFVTVSLANGKSEAWVQDRTGHKSSLMINRYRRAARTASELHLGDFTPLDAAIPELARQLTAEPATAKTPRFTDEPSLVIAPDLATETATPTRIVSGIVSNSGDDTPESDVESLMISASSPTRTRTGTTSRSRDFKFDKGDSSRRDPCDSAGSDDGSQRLDAAVAFTEPVCRLFRRHPGGLFRHVEVARRRCRR; encoded by the coding sequence GTGTACCCCGACGAAGACGCCAAGCTTGTCGCATCCGACGCCGTTCCGCTCGAGTACCGCGTCTTTTACGGCTTCCTCCATCGCGAAGGTCCGCGCGTCAACGAAGCCGCACGGCTGACATGGTCCGACTTCGACCTCGATCGCGGTAGCGTTGTCCTCGACGTCAACAAGACCAACGACCCGCGCGCCTGGGCCCTGTCACCTGGCGTCGCGCGTGCCCTCCGCGCATGGCGCATGCTCCTCGCCGACCACGGCATCTCGACCAAGGACGCCGACTTCGTCTTCGTCGACCTCGACGGCGAACGCGTCAACATCAACCACACCGCCGCGAGGTACCGCGAGCATCTCGTTGCTGCTGGCATCGATCGCTCCGTCCTCTTCGAGCGCACCGACACGCGCCAGCAGATCCGCGCACACGACACGCGAGCCACGTTCGTCACCGTCTCGCTCGCGAACGGCAAGTCGGAAGCGTGGGTACAAGACCGAACCGGCCACAAGTCAAGCCTGATGATTAACCGCTACCGTCGGGCCGCTCGAACGGCGAGCGAGCTTCACCTCGGCGACTTCACGCCACTTGACGCCGCCATCCCCGAGCTTGCTCGACAGCTCACGGCTGAGCCCGCTACTGCCAAAACCCCCCGGTTTACTGACGAACCATCGCTCGTGATCGCCCCGGATTTGGCGACGGAAACGGCGACGCCGACTCGAATCGTCAGTGGAATCGTCAGTAACTCGGGAGATGACACACCTGAGTCCGACGTAGAAAGTCTAATGATTTCAGCTAGTAGCCCCACCCGGACTCGAACCGGGACGACCTCTCGGTCAAGGGATTTTAAATTCGACAAGGGGGATTCTAGCCGTCGCGATCCGTGCGATTCCGCGGGTTCTGACGACGGTTCGCAACGTCTAGATGCCGCTGTCGCCTTTACGGAGCCAGTTTGTCGCCTTTTCAGACGACATCCCGGAGGGCTATTTCGACACGTCGAGGTTGCTCGGCGGAGGTGCCGAAGATGA
- a CDS encoding acyl carrier protein codes for MNAEQIIARLKYLLQEHFSIDIANVDGNTRMRDMGIDSMHVVDLMLEIESEMGFQFDSLNLQPNPSLAELSQAIEKNIKRE; via the coding sequence ATGAACGCCGAACAAATCATTGCAAGACTCAAGTACTTGCTTCAGGAGCATTTCTCCATTGACATCGCCAACGTCGACGGCAACACCCGCATGCGCGACATGGGAATCGATTCCATGCATGTAGTCGATCTGATGCTCGAAATCGAGTCCGAGATGGGTTTTCAGTTCGATAGCCTCAACCTGCAGCCGAATCCGTCGCTTGCCGAACTGAGCCAAGCGATCGAAAAGAACATCAAACGAGAATAA
- a CDS encoding enoyl-CoA hydratase/isomerase family protein, whose amino-acid sequence MHKDSATPVHNFSQPLLAELHDIVQSLKDGDGHWNRMGQRAPVHYAVMRSDHPEHFNLGGDLKHFRACIANQDWNALREYSQRCVNIVYEWAILPSKQTTTIALVQGRALGGGFEAALSAAFLIAEENSTFAFPEIMFGLFPNAGGA is encoded by the coding sequence ATGCATAAAGACTCGGCGACCCCGGTCCACAATTTTTCGCAGCCTCTATTAGCCGAGCTGCACGACATCGTGCAGTCATTGAAAGACGGCGATGGCCATTGGAACCGCATGGGTCAGCGCGCCCCAGTGCATTACGCTGTAATGCGTTCGGATCATCCTGAGCATTTCAATCTCGGCGGCGACCTCAAGCACTTCCGCGCGTGCATCGCCAATCAAGACTGGAACGCCTTGCGCGAGTATTCGCAGCGCTGCGTGAATATCGTGTACGAATGGGCCATTTTGCCCAGCAAACAGACGACCACCATTGCGCTCGTCCAGGGCCGCGCTCTGGGCGGCGGCTTCGAAGCGGCGCTGTCCGCGGCATTCCTCATCGCCGAGGAGAACAGTACATTTGCGTTCCCCGAGATCATGTTTGGGCTATTCCCCAACGCCGGCGGTGCATGA